A segment of the Streptomyces pactum genome:
GCATTTCCGCCTGACGGTCCGGGCCTTCGCACACCCTGGCGCCGGGCCGCTCAGCGCACCCAGTTCTTCAGCGGCTCGGTGTCCAGCGTGATCCCGACCGGCTCGGGCAGGACGACCTCCTTGCCGAAGGGCAGCGTCTGCACGGTCTCGTACCGTCCGCCGTCCGGCCGGCTGTGCACCTTGACCTCGCAGGTGTCCCGGTCGATGAGGAGGTACACCGGGATGCCGGTTCCGGCGTAGGCCCGGGGCTTGTCGACGCGGTCGCGCCGGTCGGTGTCGGAGTCGTACGAGGTGACCTCGACGACCATGAGGACGGGGGTGGGGTCGGCCCATTCGCCCTGGCCGACGAAGGCCTCCGCCGGGGCCAGGGAGCCGTCCGGCCGGGCGCGGCCCCCCCGGTACGCCTCGACCATGAGTCCCTGTGTGGGATCCAGCCACAGGTCGGGCCGGTGCTGCGTGCAGATGCGCGTCAGCCACTGGACGACGCGTCCGTGATCGCCGTCGGGCTCGGCCTTTCCCCCAAGGTGTCCGTTGATGAACTCGAGCCGCGCGCCTTCTATGCTCCGGTCGGCGTGGCGGGCGAGTTCCTCGAACTCGGTGACGAGCATCTGAGGCCTGTCGGCGGTCACGGTCACAGGGCTCCTCCGGATCTGCGGGGGTCCGCATGCTCAGAGTAGGGGAAATCCGGCATGTCAGGCGGGGCATCCCACTCGGCGTACACGTCTTGTCGGCGCTCCGCGGCTCCCGTCCCCACCGGCCGGTCGGCGCCCCGACCGGAACAAGTCCCCGCCCGGACCGCTCGTCGACGTCCGCGACCGGGCGCGGGCGGGGCGGCCGTTCGCCCCGGGCCATCAGTCGCCGTCACGCGTACCGCAGCTCCCCCGGCCGTACCGAGCGGCCCAGCAGTGGCAGCGCCGTCGCCGCCGCCAGCAGGCAGGACGCGTACACCGCGGGTGCGACCAGCAGGGCCGTCCACGGGATCGAGCCGTCGCTGCTGAGGGCGGAGTACCAGACGCCGATCGCCAGGCCCCCGGCACCGGCCAGCAGCAGGGCGGGCGCGAGCGGGACGGCGGTTTCCAGCAGCAGGGCGCGGTTCAGGACCGTGCGCGGCACGCCCGCCGCGACCTGGGCGGCCAGGGCCCGGCGGCGGGTGGTCAGAGACTCGGCGGTGCCCACGGCCAGGCCGGAGAGGGTGATCGCGAGGGCGACGAGGACGGCGGCGCCGGTCAGGTCGAGGCCGGTGGTGTAGTACTCCAGGTCGGCGCCGAGGTGCTCCGTTCGGGAGTGCAGCTCGGTGAGCATCGCGTGCCGGACGCACAGGAAGGCCGTACCGGCGACCGTCACCAGCAGGACGGCGGCGTGCGTGCGGGCCGGGGCCCACGGGTCGGCGCGCAGCCGTTCCGCCGCGATCAGCGGCGCCGCGGTCCGGGCCCGGCCGGCGAGTAGCCGCCCGGTGAGCCGCGCCATCGCCCCGGACAGCCACACCGCACCGGCGCCGACCGCGATGACCAGGGCGAACACGGTCAGCGGGCCCTGCCGGTAGTCCCGTCCGCCCGTACCCGAGCCGGTCGTGGCCACGGCGAGCGGCGCCATCACCGCCACCAGCAGCAGCGCGGCCAGGAAGAGCAGCCCCGGCCCGCGCCCCGTCGTCGGCCGTGCCCGGCGAACCCAGCCCAGCGGCGACGCCACCACCCGGCGCAGCGCCAGCGCCCCCGCCACCGCGCCCAGCACCGGCATCCCCACGGCGACCAGTGCGATGCCCGCCCAGGTCAGCGCGGTCGGCCGGCTCCACAGGCGCAGCAGGAGCAGCACCGAGAAGACGCTGACCACCGCCGAGCCCGCCAGACACGCGAGCCCGGTCTCCAGCGCCGCGATCCGCCGCACCTGCCAGGGGGTCGCCCCGGCGAGCCGCAGCCCGGCCAGCCGCCGGTCGCGGTGGACGGCGCCGATCCGGGCGCACTGGCCGAGGAAGCCCAGCACCGGGACCAGCAGCATCAGCAGAGTGACGATCACTCCGGCCCGGGTGCCGGGCTCGTCCAGCAGGCCGTGGCCGACGGAGACGGTCAGGCCTCCCCGCAGGGACGCGAGCGTGACGGCGGCCAGCGCGAAACCCGTCGCCAGCGCCGCGCCCGCCGCCGTCAGCGTGATCCGCCACCACTCCCGCCGGTCCGACCCGCGCACGAGCTGCCGGGCCAGCCGGACGTCCGAAGCCACCGTGCTCACGCCGTCACCTCCAGCGGCGCCACGGCACCGTCCCGGAGCTGGACCTCGCGGTCCGCGTACGCCGCCACCTGGGCGTCATGCGTGACCAGCAGCACCGCCGTGCCCGACTCCCGGGCCGTGCGCGCGAGTGCCGTCATCACCTGCTCGCCCGCCAGCGAGTCCAGCGCCCCGGTCGGCTCGTCCGCGAAGACCACCTTGGGCCCGGTGACCAGCGCGCGGGCCAGCGCCGCCCGTTGCGCCTGCCCGCCGCTCATCTCCCCCGGCCGCGACTCCTCCTGCCCACGCACCCCGAACCGCTCCAGCCACTCCCCGGCCCGCGCCCGCGCCTCGGTGCGGCCGGTGCCGGCCAGCATCAGCGGCAGCGCCACGTTGTCCAGCGCCGTCAGCTCCGGGATGAGCTGCCCGAACTGGAAGACCACCCCGAAGTCGGTGCGGCGCAGCTCGCTCAGCCGCTTCTCCGGCAGGTGGTCCAGCCGCTCCCCGCCGTACGTCACCGAACCGGCGTCCGGCCGGACGATCCCGGCCAGGCAGTGCAGCAGCGTCGACTTACCGCTGCCGCTGGCCCCGCTGACGGCGAGGATCTCGCCGGCGCGCAGTTCGACACGGGCGCCGCGCAGGGCCTCCGTCCTGCCGTGGGACTTCACCAGGTCGTGGGCCGCGAGCAGCGGCCCCGCCGTGGTCCCGTTCGTGTCCCCGTTCGTCATGCTGCGCAGACCTCCGCGGTCAGGGTGGTGAGCCGGGCCGCCGTGGTGGTCATCCAACGAAGGTCGGCGTCCAGGTGGTTGAGGGCGTAGTCGGCCGAGAGCACGGTCGTCAGATCCGTGCCCGGGGCCGTCTTGACCGCCGTGAGCTCCCGCATCCGCCCCATGTGGGCGGCGCGCTGGGCCAGCAGATAGGCGCCCGCGTCGCCGCCGGTGAGGATCGAGACGACGACCTTGGCGAAGATCTCGTTCGTCACGAACGGCGCGGGCGGGGCGATCTCGCCCGCCCACCGTGCCAGTTCACGCGCGCCCCCGTCCGTCGCGCGGTACGCGGTCCGCTCGGGGCCGCCGTCCGACGCGGTGCCGTCGACCTCCGCGAGACCGTCCCGGACCAGGCGTTGCAGGGTCGTGTAGACCTGCCCGTAGGCCAGCGGACGGGCCTGGGGGAAGCGTTCGTCGTGGCGCCGCTTCAGGTCGTAGCCATGGCTCGGCCCCGAAGCGAGCAGCCCCAGGAGGATGTGACGGGTGCTCATGGTGATCAGTATTCACCAAGTACATGTACTGAGTGAATAGCCGGACGGGGATTCCCCGGTGGCGGCCGGTGCCGTCGTTCATTTCTCGACCGCGTACGCCTCCACCGACCACAGCGAGTACCCGTACCGCGTGGCCCGCTTCTCGCCTTGCACGCGTACGTACCGCACGTCCTTCTCGTCCATCCGGAGGGCCTCCCGGCCGCCCCGCCCGTCCCGCACCGACGCCGCCGTCCGCCAGGTGCGGCCGTCCGCCGAGACCTGGATCCGGTACGCGGACGGGTACGCGTCCTGCCAGCGCAGCACGACCTGCCCGAGCCGCACCGGCCGCGCCAGCTCCACCTGCCACCAGGCGCCGTCGTC
Coding sequences within it:
- a CDS encoding Uma2 family endonuclease: MTVTADRPQMLVTEFEELARHADRSIEGARLEFINGHLGGKAEPDGDHGRVVQWLTRICTQHRPDLWLDPTQGLMVEAYRGGRARPDGSLAPAEAFVGQGEWADPTPVLMVVEVTSYDSDTDRRDRVDKPRAYAGTGIPVYLLIDRDTCEVKVHSRPDGGRYETVQTLPFGKEVVLPEPVGITLDTEPLKNWVR
- a CDS encoding ABC transporter permease, which encodes MSTVASDVRLARQLVRGSDRREWWRITLTAAGAALATGFALAAVTLASLRGGLTVSVGHGLLDEPGTRAGVIVTLLMLLVPVLGFLGQCARIGAVHRDRRLAGLRLAGATPWQVRRIAALETGLACLAGSAVVSVFSVLLLLRLWSRPTALTWAGIALVAVGMPVLGAVAGALALRRVVASPLGWVRRARPTTGRGPGLLFLAALLLVAVMAPLAVATTGSGTGGRDYRQGPLTVFALVIAVGAGAVWLSGAMARLTGRLLAGRARTAAPLIAAERLRADPWAPARTHAAVLLVTVAGTAFLCVRHAMLTELHSRTEHLGADLEYYTTGLDLTGAAVLVALAITLSGLAVGTAESLTTRRRALAAQVAAGVPRTVLNRALLLETAVPLAPALLLAGAGGLAIGVWYSALSSDGSIPWTALLVAPAVYASCLLAAATALPLLGRSVRPGELRYA
- a CDS encoding ABC transporter ATP-binding protein — protein: MTNGDTNGTTAGPLLAAHDLVKSHGRTEALRGARVELRAGEILAVSGASGSGKSTLLHCLAGIVRPDAGSVTYGGERLDHLPEKRLSELRRTDFGVVFQFGQLIPELTALDNVALPLMLAGTGRTEARARAGEWLERFGVRGQEESRPGEMSGGQAQRAALARALVTGPKVVFADEPTGALDSLAGEQVMTALARTARESGTAVLLVTHDAQVAAYADREVQLRDGAVAPLEVTA
- a CDS encoding PadR family transcriptional regulator is translated as MSTRHILLGLLASGPSHGYDLKRRHDERFPQARPLAYGQVYTTLQRLVRDGLAEVDGTASDGGPERTAYRATDGGARELARWAGEIAPPAPFVTNEIFAKVVVSILTGGDAGAYLLAQRAAHMGRMRELTAVKTAPGTDLTTVLSADYALNHLDADLRWMTTTAARLTTLTAEVCAA